From the genome of Muricauda sp. SCSIO 64092, one region includes:
- a CDS encoding VCBS repeat-containing protein: MKNCFVYAVILVLAGCKKSGDLFHNPSPRETGIDFANSITENDELNILDYLYFYNGGGVAIGDINNDGLPDIYLSGNQVKNKLYLNKGGLNFEDITEQAGVGGQSSWNTGSVMADVNGDGLLDIYVCAVVGTNGFVGYNELFINNGNLTFSEQAGLYGLDFESYSSSAAFLDYDLDGDLDMYLLNHAVHTSESYGKADLRYRRNYETGDRLLKNDNGKFVDVSEEAGIYGGVNGYGLGVAISDFNMDGYPDIYVGNDFHEDDYYYLNNGDGTFTESLRRYFGHTSRFSMGNDVADINHDGLPDLISLDMLPEEEVVLKSSEGDENLQVQKLRIDDFGYHYQFTRNMLYVNQPDGNYMETALMSGVAATDWSWSALFGDYDQDGHQDLFVANGIPKRPNNLDFIKFVSNEQIQQKINNTNLMDQEALELMPSGTTRNFIFKGDGKLSFDDKSAHWISNDTLVSGATAYGDLDNDGDLDLVVNNLNSPALIYENKTNDKANYLKVRLDYNSKNRYGIGSKIYAYYNGSLQLKELFLSRGFQASSEPLVHFGLGEINVLDSLKIVWPDRSHQTIPKVRANQTLMVSPRDTKPFGTKGPITKSNPMFTKDTSRLGINFTHKEDNYLDFNREKLIPYRISDRGPAFAMGDLNSDGKADLFFGGSKFFPGTFYKQLDSSFVKMELPRIQKDSVTENIAVAIADFNADGANDIIVGNGGGDFYNEAQPLQDRYYLSKEDGFQAKDFPKIFQNTSVIEPFDYDQDGDLDVFVGGHTITAKFGEEVNSYVLTNTQGTFEINKGFQFSGMVTDAIWDDFDQDGNTDLIIVGEWMSPRFFQNKNGTFVETNVLTNSGLWQSIHPFDIDGDGDRDYLLGNWGLNSKFKASKKHPLRLYFSDFDGNGQTETITAFEKDGKYYTLEGLDGLASQMVSLRKKFNSYQSFAGKSIEELFDPKQLQSAKIHEVTTLASGYLKNNKGAFEFVPFPNVMQVAPLLDFVSGDFDGDGQEEVLVGGNYFGVKPYHGRFDSFPGALIQNENEIVLGNLLGLDFTQKSIRHMETLTVNRQDYLLAVFNNGAAEVYKINSK, translated from the coding sequence ATGAAAAACTGTTTTGTTTATGCGGTAATTTTGGTTCTCGCAGGATGCAAAAAAAGTGGGGACTTGTTCCATAATCCTTCCCCGCGGGAAACCGGAATTGATTTTGCCAATAGCATCACTGAAAATGACGAGCTCAATATTTTGGATTACCTATATTTCTATAATGGCGGTGGGGTCGCAATTGGGGATATCAATAATGACGGACTTCCCGATATTTACCTTTCCGGGAACCAAGTAAAGAACAAGCTTTATCTGAACAAAGGCGGCCTTAATTTTGAGGATATCACAGAACAAGCAGGTGTTGGGGGACAGAGTTCCTGGAACACCGGAAGTGTCATGGCCGATGTTAACGGGGACGGGCTCCTGGATATTTATGTTTGTGCCGTAGTGGGCACCAACGGTTTTGTAGGATACAATGAACTTTTTATAAACAACGGGAATCTTACTTTTTCCGAACAAGCCGGACTATACGGACTGGATTTTGAATCTTACAGTTCCTCAGCCGCTTTTCTGGACTATGATCTGGATGGAGATTTGGACATGTACCTCTTAAATCATGCCGTACACACTTCGGAATCCTATGGAAAGGCAGATTTACGGTACCGGCGTAACTATGAGACTGGCGACAGATTGCTCAAAAATGACAATGGTAAATTCGTTGATGTTAGTGAAGAAGCCGGCATTTATGGAGGAGTAAACGGTTATGGCCTGGGAGTTGCCATATCCGATTTTAATATGGATGGATATCCCGATATTTATGTAGGAAACGATTTTCATGAGGACGATTACTATTACTTGAACAATGGTGACGGAACCTTTACGGAGAGCCTTCGTCGCTATTTTGGTCATACCTCCCGTTTTTCAATGGGTAATGACGTTGCGGACATTAACCATGATGGCCTACCCGATTTGATTTCCTTGGATATGCTCCCAGAAGAAGAAGTGGTCTTAAAATCCTCTGAAGGGGACGAAAACCTTCAAGTACAGAAATTGCGGATTGATGATTTTGGGTACCATTATCAGTTCACTCGAAATATGCTTTATGTAAACCAACCGGACGGTAACTATATGGAAACTGCCCTAATGAGCGGCGTGGCGGCAACAGATTGGAGTTGGAGCGCCCTTTTTGGGGATTATGACCAAGATGGACATCAAGACTTATTTGTGGCCAATGGCATTCCAAAACGACCCAATAATTTGGATTTTATCAAGTTCGTTTCCAATGAACAGATCCAACAAAAAATCAACAATACCAACCTGATGGACCAAGAGGCTTTGGAGCTCATGCCATCAGGAACTACAAGGAATTTTATCTTCAAAGGAGATGGCAAACTATCTTTTGATGACAAATCGGCACATTGGATTTCCAATGATACTTTGGTTTCCGGGGCAACCGCTTATGGCGATCTGGACAATGACGGGGATTTGGATTTGGTGGTCAACAACCTTAATAGTCCTGCACTCATCTATGAAAATAAAACAAACGACAAAGCCAATTACTTAAAGGTACGTTTGGACTATAACTCCAAGAACCGATACGGGATCGGCTCAAAAATATACGCCTATTACAATGGTTCACTACAATTAAAGGAGTTGTTTCTTTCCAGGGGTTTTCAAGCCTCGTCAGAACCTTTGGTCCATTTTGGCTTGGGGGAAATCAATGTCTTGGATTCCCTTAAAATCGTTTGGCCGGACAGAAGCCATCAAACCATACCAAAAGTTAGGGCCAACCAAACCTTAATGGTATCACCACGGGACACTAAACCCTTTGGTACCAAGGGACCAATCACCAAATCCAACCCCATGTTCACTAAGGATACATCTCGTTTGGGAATCAATTTTACCCACAAAGAGGACAATTATCTGGATTTCAACCGCGAGAAACTGATTCCTTATCGAATTTCGGATAGGGGGCCTGCTTTTGCAATGGGTGATTTGAATTCCGATGGAAAGGCAGACTTGTTTTTTGGTGGTTCAAAATTCTTTCCCGGTACTTTTTACAAACAGTTGGATAGCTCCTTTGTGAAGATGGAACTTCCACGGATACAAAAGGACTCGGTCACGGAAAATATTGCTGTTGCCATTGCCGATTTCAATGCTGATGGTGCAAACGATATCATTGTTGGAAATGGAGGCGGAGACTTCTACAATGAGGCACAACCGTTACAAGATAGGTACTACCTGTCCAAAGAAGACGGCTTTCAAGCTAAGGATTTCCCAAAAATATTTCAAAACACATCGGTTATTGAACCTTTCGATTATGATCAAGATGGGGATTTGGATGTTTTTGTTGGCGGACATACCATCACGGCAAAGTTTGGAGAGGAAGTAAACTCTTACGTGCTCACCAATACCCAGGGAACATTTGAAATCAATAAAGGGTTTCAATTCTCCGGAATGGTCACTGATGCGATTTGGGATGACTTTGACCAGGATGGGAATACCGACTTGATCATTGTTGGCGAATGGATGTCCCCAAGGTTTTTTCAAAATAAGAATGGAACGTTTGTTGAAACCAATGTCCTTACCAATTCAGGGCTTTGGCAAAGTATCCATCCCTTTGATATCGACGGTGACGGGGATAGGGACTATCTTTTGGGCAACTGGGGACTTAACAGTAAATTCAAGGCTTCCAAAAAGCATCCGCTTCGACTGTATTTTTCAGACTTTGATGGAAACGGACAAACCGAAACCATCACTGCTTTTGAAAAAGATGGAAAGTATTACACCCTGGAAGGTCTGGACGGACTGGCTTCACAAATGGTCAGTCTTCGTAAAAAATTTAATTCCTATCAATCTTTTGCTGGAAAATCCATTGAGGAGTTGTTTGATCCCAAACAGCTTCAATCTGCCAAAATTCATGAAGTGACCACCTTGGCTTCCGGATACTTAAAGAACAATAAGGGGGCTTTTGAGTTTGTTCCCTTTCCAAATGTCATGCAGGTTGCACCACTTTTGGATTTTGTTTCTGGAGATTTTGACGGTGACGGTCAAGAAGAGGTTCTTGTCGGAGGAAACTATTTTGGGGTCAAACCCTACCACGGAAGGTTTGATTCTTTCCCTGGAGCATTGATACAAAATGAAAATGAAATAGTTTTGGGAAATCTTCTGGGATTGGATTTCACCCAAAAATCCATAAGGCATATGGAAACCTTAACGGTAAATCGGCAAGATTATTTATTGGCAGTATTCAATAACGGAGCGGCAGAGGTTTACAAAATCAATTCAAAATAA
- a CDS encoding GyrI-like domain-containing protein — translation MRKVTSVLLFLLVAALCWYLFLKPSDYTIRFEAKTFPGAINQYLKVWDQTLDTLHKIKQVEDLYHLTQKVRFGDSIHQYEWRIEPLTDSTSKVFVDIKDKEHSLMNKIQVPFKETDFEKRSKKTVLDFMKSLDEHTKKFKITIIGEEDVPSKYIAYVPLKVEQSKKANGMMKNFSYLTGELYINGVQLDGPPMIEVTKWDMENDSLHYNFGQPIIRSERLPIGTDIKYKRIFKKRALKAEYNGNYITSDRAWYALMDYAKKNKIEVDGKPVEVFFNKPMGSDDLHWKAEIYMPIKEGNE, via the coding sequence ATGAGAAAAGTGACTTCCGTGCTCTTGTTTTTGTTGGTAGCGGCATTGTGTTGGTACTTGTTTTTAAAACCTTCGGATTATACCATTCGCTTTGAAGCCAAAACGTTTCCCGGTGCCATCAATCAATATCTAAAAGTCTGGGACCAAACACTGGATACCCTTCATAAAATAAAACAAGTAGAGGACCTTTATCACCTAACACAAAAAGTAAGGTTTGGGGATTCCATCCATCAATATGAATGGCGGATTGAACCTCTAACGGATTCCACTTCCAAAGTTTTTGTGGACATTAAGGATAAGGAGCATAGCCTAATGAACAAAATCCAAGTTCCTTTTAAAGAAACCGATTTTGAGAAAAGAAGCAAGAAAACCGTTTTGGACTTTATGAAAAGTCTGGATGAGCACACCAAAAAATTTAAGATAACCATTATTGGGGAGGAGGATGTTCCCAGTAAATATATTGCCTATGTTCCCTTAAAGGTTGAACAGTCCAAAAAAGCCAATGGCATGATGAAGAATTTTTCATATCTCACCGGAGAACTGTACATAAATGGTGTACAACTGGATGGCCCACCAATGATTGAAGTGACAAAATGGGACATGGAGAATGACAGTTTGCACTATAACTTTGGACAGCCCATTATCCGTTCCGAACGCCTGCCCATTGGCACCGATATCAAGTACAAACGGATTTTTAAAAAGCGGGCGTTAAAAGCGGAATACAATGGAAATTATATCACTTCGGATCGCGCCTGGTATGCATTGATGGACTATGCAAAAAAAAACAAGATCGAAGTGGATGGAAAACCTGTCGAAGTATTCTTTAATAAACCCATGGGCAGCGATGACTTGCATTGGAAAGCGGAGATTTATATGCCTATAAAGGAGGGCAATGAATAG
- a CDS encoding vanadium-dependent haloperoxidase: protein MKRIASLFFSVFMLFSCTKEQKPIPITQEDFHASVDKVTEVMVHDIFSPPVASRIYVYPNIGAYEILANNHPGYSPLAGQLEGLQPIPKPDSKNVNFELAALIAHMDLSRMLIFSEDMITSYRDSLYGVWEERNREEFITSKTYGLQVSDHIAKWMDKDNYKQTRTMPKFSVNTEDASRWQPTPPSYMDGIEPHWNKIRPFVIDSANQFKPTPPPPFSMEEDSDFYKEVKEVYDISNEITAKGDTSEEVAIAQFWDCNPYVSVTRGHLMFATKKITPGAHWIGIAKIAARKTEADVAKAVYTYTKTSIAIADAFISCWDEKYRSSLIRPETLINTHIDENWEPVLQTPPFPEYTSGHSVVSGAAAVALTSIYGDAFAFDDDTEVQYGLPVRSFTSFREAADEAAISRMYGGIHYRAAVEIGVKQGRDLGAFVVEKLKMDTTDQIVTK from the coding sequence ATGAAAAGGATAGCAAGTTTATTTTTTTCGGTTTTTATGCTTTTCTCTTGTACTAAGGAGCAAAAACCAATACCAATAACCCAAGAAGATTTTCACGCATCCGTGGATAAGGTGACCGAGGTAATGGTCCATGATATTTTTTCCCCTCCCGTAGCCAGTCGCATCTATGTCTATCCAAATATTGGCGCCTACGAAATTCTGGCCAACAACCATCCTGGGTACAGTCCTCTAGCCGGCCAATTGGAAGGGCTACAGCCCATTCCAAAACCCGATTCGAAAAATGTCAACTTTGAATTGGCCGCACTTATTGCCCATATGGATTTGAGCCGAATGCTCATTTTTTCCGAGGATATGATTACTTCCTATAGGGACAGCCTATATGGCGTTTGGGAAGAAAGGAACAGGGAAGAATTTATAACCTCCAAGACTTATGGACTTCAAGTTTCGGATCACATCGCCAAATGGATGGACAAGGACAATTACAAACAGACCCGGACCATGCCCAAGTTTTCCGTAAATACGGAGGACGCTTCACGTTGGCAGCCGACCCCGCCTTCCTATATGGATGGCATTGAGCCACACTGGAACAAAATACGTCCTTTTGTCATTGATTCTGCAAACCAGTTTAAACCTACCCCTCCCCCTCCTTTTTCCATGGAGGAAGATTCGGATTTCTATAAAGAGGTAAAGGAAGTTTATGATATCAGTAATGAGATTACCGCAAAGGGCGATACCTCGGAAGAAGTGGCCATTGCCCAGTTTTGGGATTGCAATCCCTATGTTTCCGTAACACGGGGGCATTTAATGTTTGCCACCAAGAAGATTACCCCCGGGGCCCACTGGATAGGTATTGCCAAGATCGCGGCCAGAAAAACCGAGGCAGATGTGGCCAAGGCCGTTTATACCTATACCAAAACTTCCATAGCCATAGCCGATGCCTTTATCAGTTGTTGGGACGAAAAGTATAGGAGCAGTCTAATTCGTCCAGAAACATTGATCAATACGCATATAGATGAAAATTGGGAGCCCGTTCTGCAGACCCCTCCCTTTCCCGAGTATACCAGCGGTCATAGTGTGGTTTCCGGTGCTGCAGCGGTCGCCCTTACCAGTATTTATGGGGATGCCTTTGCTTTTGATGACGATACCGAAGTACAATACGGTCTTCCCGTTCGTTCCTTTACTTCTTTTAGGGAAGCAGCGGATGAGGCGGCCATCAGTAGAATGTATGGTGGCATCCATTATCGAGCCGCAGTGGAAATAGGTGTAAAACAGGGAAGGGATCTGGGTGCTTTTGTGGTTGAAAAACTTAAAATGGACACCACGGATCAAATTGTGACAAAATAA
- a CDS encoding RagB/SusD family nutrient uptake outer membrane protein: MKKITNYLGMALLVSGVFSCTDLEIEASDSLITDGFAGVADIQSEVANLTNSVAGGALANQESLFALNEVTTDEYIVPTRGTDWGDNGRWLSIHRHTWAPELFDIIQPWQQLNAVSFNASRVISPKSVNTSEGDVTELKAQARFYRAWAMHWILDMWRQVPYRDLNLPNSALPEVLTGQVALDSIVADLNIAIADLPTKTAGDVIGDKSTPTKAAARHLMAKVHLNKHVYLGTAPAAADMQVVIDNVDAITADGYTLAPSGEFFEIFRPTNDTETIWWSPADAGPRTWLTLHYNQNFPGFNDNGGWNGFTTLAEFYDLFEGPAETNYPGDGQEERRGVVHDPSTANEENLGIGLGFLINQQYEQDGTPLNARENVGGVPLVFTRETEQAEYVAPQDNALLETSGIRMFKYHPNEPTEIESPDRRRHIVRYRYADAFLMKAEAMWRMGGDPTVMINELRTTRGASVLGAVGEADLLAERGRELYQEQVRRQDLIRFGQFSRAWNLKEASDETRFIFPIPVADVLANPNLVQNPGY; the protein is encoded by the coding sequence ATGAAGAAAATAACAAATTATTTAGGCATGGCACTCTTGGTCTCTGGGGTGTTTTCATGTACGGATTTAGAGATCGAGGCTTCAGATTCGTTGATAACGGACGGATTTGCTGGAGTAGCAGATATACAAAGTGAGGTGGCGAACCTTACCAATAGCGTTGCTGGTGGGGCACTTGCCAACCAAGAGAGTTTATTCGCCTTGAACGAAGTAACCACGGATGAATATATCGTTCCCACGCGGGGAACGGACTGGGGGGACAACGGTCGGTGGCTATCCATTCACAGACATACTTGGGCTCCAGAGCTTTTTGACATTATTCAGCCATGGCAGCAACTGAATGCAGTTAGCTTTAATGCCAGTAGGGTTATTAGTCCTAAAAGTGTCAATACTTCGGAGGGTGATGTTACCGAGCTCAAAGCCCAAGCCAGATTTTATAGGGCATGGGCCATGCATTGGATTTTGGACATGTGGCGGCAAGTTCCTTACAGGGATTTAAATCTACCCAACAGTGCCCTCCCTGAGGTTTTGACCGGCCAAGTAGCCCTAGATAGTATTGTGGCCGATTTAAATATAGCTATTGCCGATTTACCAACGAAAACGGCAGGCGATGTCATTGGCGACAAATCGACACCCACAAAGGCAGCAGCCCGCCATTTAATGGCCAAGGTTCATTTAAACAAGCATGTATACCTTGGGACCGCACCAGCCGCTGCGGATATGCAAGTGGTCATCGATAATGTTGATGCAATCACGGCAGATGGTTATACGTTGGCTCCATCCGGAGAGTTTTTTGAAATTTTCCGTCCAACAAATGACACAGAGACCATCTGGTGGTCTCCAGCCGATGCTGGACCACGAACTTGGCTTACCCTACATTACAATCAAAACTTCCCTGGGTTTAATGACAATGGAGGCTGGAATGGATTTACCACACTTGCCGAATTTTATGATTTATTTGAAGGGCCTGCCGAAACCAATTATCCTGGTGATGGACAAGAAGAGCGAAGAGGTGTGGTACACGACCCAAGTACTGCAAACGAAGAAAACCTAGGTATTGGCTTAGGCTTCTTGATCAATCAACAATATGAGCAGGATGGGACACCTCTAAATGCCAGGGAGAATGTCGGTGGCGTGCCGCTGGTGTTTACAAGGGAAACCGAGCAAGCTGAGTATGTCGCTCCACAGGATAATGCACTATTGGAAACCTCAGGAATACGGATGTTCAAATACCATCCCAATGAGCCAACTGAGATTGAAAGTCCAGATAGAAGAAGGCACATTGTGAGGTACCGATATGCAGATGCGTTTTTAATGAAAGCGGAAGCCATGTGGAGAATGGGTGGTGACCCAACCGTAATGATCAATGAGTTAAGAACCACTCGGGGTGCATCAGTATTGGGTGCCGTTGGAGAAGCCGACTTATTGGCCGAAAGGGGCCGGGAATTGTATCAAGAACAGGTAAGAAGACAAGATTTGATTCGGTTTGGTCAATTTTCGAGAGCATGGAACCTTAAAGAAGCCAGTGACGAAACCCGCTTTATATTTCCAATTCCAGTGGCGGATGTTTTGGCCAACCCAAATTTGGTCCAAAACCCTGGATATTAA
- a CDS encoding VCBS repeat-containing protein — protein sequence MKFSFVTLLIIVFTIYSCQDKESPAIDIAQQNTLFTLLSAEETGVDFVNEVENQKDFNIFKYRNFYNGGGVAIGDINNDGLPDIYLTGNMVSNKLYLNKGNFKFEDISKKAGVEGNKPWSTGVTMVDINADGLLDIYVSNAGNLKGNNHDNDLYINNGDLTFTEKAHDFNLAKTGFSTHATFFDYDKDGDLDAYILNNSNIPVSSLGYAEQREVRAQDWEGVPHIFKGVGDMLLRNDNGKFVDVSEDAGIYGSLIGFGLGVLVTDINNDLWPDIYVSNDFYERDYLYINQKDGTFTEEIKEYTQHLSLSAMGIDIADINNDGHNDIFITDMLPEPEQRVKSVMEFEGYNIYNLKRSKDFYQQYIQNTLQLNNGNGTFSEVAYYSGIDATDWSWSGLIFDMDNDGLKDIFITNGINHDLTDLDFVDFFANEIIQKMALTGKKESIDSIINKMPIKPQPNYAFRNNGDITFDNANKSWGFDLPTRSNGAAYGDLDNDGDLDLVINNVNTNSFIYRNNSNEQLTHNYLQLKLNGDEKNPFAVGALVKFYFENNTVLQELIPSRGFQSSMDYIMTLGLGKVKKLDSIRVIWPNNATTLLKEVTVNQRMELNQKDAHNTYSPRTNSSKKFLIQELDNGTWTSHRENNYNDFDYEGLIYKKLSQEGPAMAIADVNGDGNEDVFIGGAKGSAGTLYLHRGNGRFQSKPSQVFDEDRSFEDTAAAFLDADGDGDLDLMVGSGGNEVGQENSYRARLYLNDGKGSFKASAQNLPTTYKNIATITPHDYDGDGDTDVFIGSRSVVGVYGVDPNHLLLENRDGTFIDATERRGYDLKDEGMVTDAIWADMDGDGKSDLITVSEWDVPKIHKNSGRRIQRIETSLDSLYGWWNTVEAADLDGDGDLDLILGNQGENLHYRPAAGQPMKLWINDFDNNGTIEQLVTISEKGGDYPIHQKKEVTAQVVSLKKENLKASDYAQRTIQELFPPEIINQSIVKQSMISASVFAINQGNGQFQIKKLPPRVQFSCVCDINCTDINNDGNLDLIMAGNNFEYKPQFSRLDANYGNVLLGDGDLNFEWQNYGETGFFIRDEVKHLKMVRDKDNNRFLIAAINDGKPKIYALP from the coding sequence ATGAAGTTTTCCTTTGTAACGTTGCTCATTATTGTTTTCACAATTTATTCATGTCAGGATAAAGAAAGTCCTGCTATTGACATAGCACAACAAAACACCCTGTTTACATTACTTTCAGCGGAGGAAACCGGAGTCGATTTTGTGAATGAGGTTGAAAACCAAAAAGATTTCAACATTTTCAAGTACCGAAATTTTTACAACGGTGGTGGGGTAGCCATTGGAGATATCAATAACGATGGTCTTCCAGACATCTACTTAACGGGAAATATGGTATCCAATAAACTTTATTTGAACAAAGGCAATTTTAAATTTGAGGATATCTCCAAAAAAGCCGGGGTTGAGGGCAACAAACCGTGGTCAACAGGGGTAACTATGGTAGATATAAACGCCGATGGCCTATTGGATATCTATGTTAGCAATGCTGGAAACTTAAAAGGTAACAATCATGACAATGATCTTTATATAAATAACGGAGATCTCACTTTCACGGAAAAAGCGCACGACTTTAACCTAGCCAAAACAGGATTTTCTACCCATGCCACTTTTTTTGACTATGATAAGGATGGGGACCTGGATGCCTATATTTTAAATAATAGCAACATTCCCGTAAGTAGTCTGGGTTATGCGGAACAACGTGAGGTTCGCGCCCAGGACTGGGAAGGCGTACCACACATATTCAAGGGTGTTGGCGATATGCTACTTCGCAATGACAATGGCAAATTTGTGGATGTCAGTGAAGATGCGGGTATTTATGGAAGTCTTATCGGTTTTGGACTGGGTGTATTGGTTACCGATATCAACAACGATCTTTGGCCGGACATTTACGTTTCCAATGACTTTTATGAGCGCGACTATCTGTACATCAACCAGAAAGACGGCACTTTTACCGAAGAAATCAAAGAATACACCCAGCACCTGAGCCTATCGGCCATGGGTATTGATATTGCCGATATCAATAATGACGGCCACAATGACATTTTTATTACCGACATGCTGCCAGAACCCGAGCAACGTGTAAAATCGGTAATGGAATTTGAGGGATACAATATCTACAACCTAAAACGGAGCAAAGACTTTTACCAGCAGTACATCCAAAACACATTACAGCTCAACAACGGCAATGGCACATTTTCCGAAGTTGCCTATTATAGTGGTATTGATGCAACGGACTGGAGTTGGTCAGGTCTTATCTTTGATATGGACAATGATGGGCTAAAAGATATTTTTATTACCAATGGTATTAACCATGACCTAACAGATCTGGATTTTGTTGATTTTTTTGCCAACGAAATCATTCAAAAAATGGCGTTGACCGGTAAAAAGGAGTCCATTGATTCCATCATTAACAAAATGCCCATTAAGCCACAGCCCAATTATGCCTTCCGAAATAATGGTGACATTACCTTTGACAATGCCAACAAAAGTTGGGGATTTGACCTCCCCACGCGTTCCAATGGAGCCGCATATGGAGATTTGGACAATGATGGTGATTTGGACCTGGTCATCAACAACGTAAACACCAATTCCTTTATTTATAGAAATAATAGCAATGAACAACTTACGCACAATTACCTGCAACTTAAACTTAATGGAGATGAAAAAAACCCCTTTGCCGTTGGTGCGTTGGTTAAGTTTTATTTTGAAAACAATACAGTGCTTCAGGAGTTGATCCCTTCCCGAGGTTTTCAATCTTCAATGGATTACATAATGACATTGGGCTTGGGCAAAGTAAAAAAATTGGATTCCATCCGCGTTATTTGGCCCAACAATGCAACCACCCTATTAAAGGAGGTGACCGTAAACCAGCGAATGGAATTGAACCAAAAGGATGCCCATAATACATATTCACCTAGAACAAATTCATCAAAAAAATTCCTGATACAGGAGCTGGATAATGGTACATGGACCTCCCACAGGGAAAACAATTATAACGATTTTGACTATGAAGGGCTTATCTATAAAAAACTGTCCCAAGAGGGTCCTGCCATGGCCATTGCTGATGTAAATGGGGATGGGAATGAGGACGTTTTCATTGGCGGCGCAAAAGGAAGTGCGGGAACATTGTATTTACACAGGGGCAACGGAAGGTTCCAATCAAAACCTTCTCAGGTCTTTGATGAAGATCGCTCTTTTGAGGACACCGCTGCCGCATTTTTGGATGCCGATGGTGATGGGGATTTGGACCTAATGGTCGGAAGCGGGGGCAATGAAGTAGGTCAGGAAAATTCCTATAGGGCACGTCTCTATCTAAATGATGGAAAGGGAAGTTTTAAGGCTTCTGCGCAAAATCTTCCCACCACGTATAAGAACATTGCCACTATAACCCCCCATGACTATGATGGGGATGGGGACACCGATGTCTTTATAGGTTCCAGAAGTGTCGTTGGCGTTTATGGGGTAGACCCCAATCACCTTCTTTTGGAAAATAGGGACGGAACTTTTATTGATGCCACGGAACGAAGGGGGTATGACCTTAAGGATGAAGGAATGGTCACCGATGCTATTTGGGCAGACATGGATGGGGACGGAAAAAGTGATTTGATTACGGTCTCTGAATGGGATGTCCCCAAAATCCATAAAAATTCGGGGAGAAGGATACAACGTATTGAAACCTCCCTTGATAGTCTCTACGGTTGGTGGAACACGGTAGAGGCAGCTGATTTGGACGGTGATGGGGACTTGGACCTTATTTTGGGCAATCAGGGTGAAAACCTGCATTATAGGCCAGCAGCTGGTCAGCCCATGAAGCTTTGGATCAATGATTTTGACAATAATGGCACTATAGAACAATTGGTCACCATTAGTGAAAAAGGGGGTGACTATCCAATCCATCAAAAGAAAGAGGTTACGGCACAGGTGGTATCCTTAAAAAAGGAGAACCTAAAAGCTTCGGACTATGCGCAGCGGACCATTCAAGAGCTCTTCCCGCCAGAAATCATCAATCAATCCATTGTAAAACAAAGTATGATTTCTGCTTCCGTATTTGCCATTAACCAGGGAAACGGACAGTTCCAAATTAAAAAATTACCCCCTAGGGTACAGTTTTCCTGTGTTTGTGACATCAATTGTACTGATATCAATAACGATGGCAATCTTGATTTAATAATGGCGGGAAACAATTTTGAGTACAAACCGCAATTCTCCAGGTTGGACGCAAACTACGGTAATGTCCTCTTGGGGGATGGTGATTTAAATTTTGAATGGCAAAACTATGGTGAAACTGGTTTTTTTATTCGGGATGAGGTAAAGCATCTAAAAATGGTAAGGGACAAGGACAATAATCGATTCTTAATAGCCGCCATCAATGATGGAAAACCAAAAATCTACGCCTTGCCATGA